The Argentina anserina chromosome 3, drPotAnse1.1, whole genome shotgun sequence genome includes a region encoding these proteins:
- the LOC126788351 gene encoding exocyst complex component EXO70I-like, with product MATKEEGSGLSDLQLACTDLRTLLKASAMMEQNLKKMDKKFDVIDETLTSASRRVTPLQSLSMATKALEAKINRAVTPALALLDNFKRSESIQTKLIDLSSKLSNENGVHKRLKTLIKYVDCVDQLKAAISSICEEGEPVIQRLQEVVEFLSRTKATDQYRTHRLRETLITLKALYETEVDAMRFEGLLDEALLNLQDEYESILQQIRHQKIAEQSPAADKGDEGDDQMVIMGSKLGTELEIEILKRISQILAAEDCLDICIDIYVKVRYRRVAKALMRLNPEYLRTHAPEEIDEMAWEDLETAITLWIQHFELAVKAVLVSEKIFCEQVLGGIMDGLIWPECFVKIADKIMAVFFRFGEGVARSSKEPQKLFKLLDMFQSLEKLKPAFSLVFDGESGNGICIRFRELEKLLIHASSKVFWEFGLQIEGNSDGVVPPPQDASVPKMVRYAVNYLKYLATEDYSIPMAKVLRTEQIWKAGILSRQESDENLLRDAVSNIMEALQRNVEAKRSSYKADKMAMPHVFAMNTYWYIYMRTKNTELGKLLGDQYMKKNYKVIAEESAYMYQKTVWAPLVRVLEKDSDLELESKEAMVGLIKAKMEEFIKDLDDVSKRHKGYYSIPDADLKEQIILATVKLVVPAYSEFLNAFSVLLPGKSSYLSPESVQELLRQIFEGGEAKHKRRGSRDRTAGGSSAVDGGVDFRRTRSNTSEM from the exons ATGGCGACCAAGGAAGAAGGTTCAGGGCTCTCTGATCTTCAGCTGGCCTGTACGGATTTGAGGACTTTACTCAAAGCCTCTGCCATGATGGAACAGAATCTGAAAAAGATGGACAAGAAGTTTGATGTCATTGACGAAACACTAACTTCAGCGTCAAGAAGAGTAACTCCATTGCAGTCCTTGTCCATGGCCACCAAGGCCTTGGAAGCCAAAATTAACCGAGCTGTCACTCCTGCGCTAGCTCTCCTCGACAACTTCAAGCGATCAGAGTCTATACAGACCAAGCTTATCGACTTGTCGTCGAAGTTATCAAACGAGAACGGCGTACACAAGAGGCTCAAGACGCTCATCAAGTACGTGGATTGTGTAGACCAGCTCAAGGCGGCGATCAGCTCCATATGCGAAGAGGGCGAGCCGGTGATCCAGAGGCTTCAGGAGGTGGTTGAGTTCTTGAGCCGGACAAAGGCGACAGATCAGTACAGGACTCATCGGTTGAGGGAGACTCTGATCACTTTGAAGGCCTTGTATGAGACAGAAGTGGATGCTATGAGATTTGAAGGGTTGCTTGATGAGGCTCTGCTGAATCTGCAGGATGAGTATGAGAGTATATTGCAGCAGATTAGGCATCAAAAGATAGCGGAACAATCTCCAGCTGCAGATAAGGGTGATGAAGGTGATGATCAGATGGTGATCATGGGATCTAAATTGGGAACTGAGTTGGAGATTGAAATTCTTAAACGGATTTCACAAATCCTAGCTGCAGAAGATTGTTTGGATATATGCATCGATATTTATGTTAAG GTGAGATACAGAAGAGTAGCCAAAGCACTTATGCGGCTGAACCCAGAGTACTTAAGAACTCATGCTCCAGAAGAAATAGATGAAATGGCATGGGAAGATTTAGAGACGGCAATAACCCTTTGGATCCAACACTTCGAACTCGCAGTGAAAGCAGTTCTTGTATCAGAGAAGATATTCTGCGAACAAGTACTGGGAGGCATAATGGATGGGCTGATCTGGCCAGAATGCTTTGTGAAAATCGCAGACAAAATCATGGCAGTGTTCTTCAGATTCGGCGAAGGCGTAGCCCGGAGCAGCAAAGAGCCACAGAAGTTGTTCAAGCTGCTAGACATGTTCCAGTCCTTAGAGAAACTGAAGCCTGCATTCTCTCTAGTCTTTGATGGTGAATCAGGGAATGGCATTTGCATTCGATTCAGAGAACTCGAGAAGCTTCTAATACATGCTTCGAGTAAGGTTTTTTGGGAGTTTGGGCTTCAAATTGAAGGAAATTCAGACGGAGTAGTACCTCCCCCACAAGATGCCTCAGTCCCCAAAATGGTAAGATACGCTGTGAATTACTTGAAGTACTTAGCAACAGAGGATTACTCTATTCCTATGGCCAAAGTCCTCAGAACAGAGCAGATTTGGAAAGCTGGGATTCTATCCAGACAAGAATCCGACGAGAATCTTCTCCGGGACGCCGTTTCGAACATCATGGAAGCTCTGCAGAGGAATGTAGAAGCGAAACGATCGAGTTACAAGGCCGATAAGATGGCCATGCCCCATGTCTTTGCAATGAACACGTACTGGTACATTTACATGAGGACCAAGAACACAGAGCTAGGGAAGCTCTTGGGAGACCAATACATGAAGAAAAACTACAAAGTGATAGCAGAGGAATCAGCTTACATGTACCAGAAGACGGTTTGGGCTCCGCTGGTTAGGGTTTTGGAGAAAGATTCAGATTTGGAGCTTGAGAGTAAGGAAGCAATGGTGGGACTGATCAAGGCGAAAATGGAGGAGTTTATCAAGGACTTGGATGATGTGTCGAAGAGGCACAAAGGGTATTACAGTATTCCTGATGCGGATCTGAAGGAGCAGATTATATTGGCGACGGTGAAGCTTGTGGTTCCGGCGTACAGTGAGTTCTTGAACGCGTTCTCGGTCTTGTTGCCGGGGAAGTCGTCGTATTTGAGCCCTGAGTCGGTTCAGGAGTTGCTGCGTCAGATATTTGAGGGTGGAGAGGCCAAGCATAAGAGGCGTGGGTCTAGGGATCGGACGGCGGGAGGGAGCTCCGCGGTGGACGGCGGAGTTGACTTCCGACGAACTAGATCAAATACTAGTGAAATGTGA